GGCGCCGAACTCGGCGGCCGTGAAGAGCGAATGGTTCCTGGTCGACAGCCGCATCCGGCTCGACCGCGCGGCGCTGGATGCCGAGGCGCTGGTCCACCGTCCGCTGAACCTGATGGCCAGTGGGGGGCCGTCGGTGGCATGGGTGCGTCAGTACTAGAACGAGAAGATCGAGAAAGCGAGACAGTTTGACTACTCTTTATATTCGGCATCCCGCGCGCGCGGAAGGCGAGCATGCGTTGTGCCGCTTCGCCCAGGTCGGCGACGGCGGCGCCATCGAGCAGCAGGGCGAAGGCCCGCTGCGCAACCTCGGCGACCTGGTCGGGGCCAGCCGGCGCGTCGTGCTGCTGCTGGCCGGCGCCGACGTGACGCTGCTGTCGGTGCAGGCCCCGCCATTGACCGGCGCGCGCCTGAAAGCCGCCTTGCCCGGCCTGGTGGAAGAACACATCCTCGGCGACCCGGACGACTGCGTGCTGGTGGCCGCGCCCCAGCAGCCGGACGAGACCCGTCCGGTCGCCGTGGCCGACCGCGCCTGGTTGGAAGACATCGTGCGCAGCCTGCTGGCGCAGGGCGCGCGCAGCGTCAGCGCCGTGCCGGCCCAGCTGTGCATGCCGCTGCAGCCGGGCAGCGTCTCGGCCGCCGTCTCGGGCAGCGAACTGATCCTGCGCCAGAGCTTGTTCCAGGGCTTCGGCCTGGCGCTCGACGCCGCCCCGGCGGCGGTGCTGCAGACCGCGCGCGCCTTCAGCGGCGATGCGCCGCTGGTGCTGTACGTGCCGCACAACCAGGTCGGCGAATACCAGGCGCTGTCGGCCGAAGCCGGCCCCGGCGTCAGCGTCGAAAACGACGACTGGAGCCACTGGATCGCCGGTTCGCGCAGCACCGCGGTCGACCTGGTATCCGGCCTGGGCGCGGCCGGCGCGCCGCAGCGCGACTGGCGCCGCTGGCGCTGGCCGATCACGCTGGCCGGACTGGTGTTGGTGCTCAACGTGGTCGCGCTGAACGTCGACTGGCTGCGCCTGCGCCACCAGTCCGACACCATCCGCCAGTCGATGACCCAGACTTTCCGCTCGGTGTACCCGAGCCAGGCCGTGATCGACCCGGTCGCGCAGATGCGTCAGAGCATTGCCGGCGCGCGCGCCAACACCGGCGAAGTCTCGCCCGACGAATTTACCTATCTCGCAGCGGCCTTCGGCGAAGCGGCACGCCGTCTCGGACGTCAACCCGGAATTGCATCAATTGAGTATCGGGAACGCGCCTTGGCCGTCAAAGTCAAACCGGAGACTGTCGACCCCGGCATGGCCGCACAATTGCGCGGCGCGCTGGCGGAACGCAGGCTGAGCCTGCAGGAAACCGCCCCGGGCAACTGGGTGATCCGCAGTACAGGAGCCAAGCAATGAGTTTCGCCACCACCATCGCCCAGTACCGCGCGCGCGCCAATGCGCTCTGGATCGCGCGTACCGAGCAGGAACGCCGCTTCCTGGCGGTCGGCGGCGCCGTCGTGTTGCTGGCCGTACTCTACCTGCTGCTGATCGATCCGGCCGTCACCGGCCGCGCCCAGCTGGCGCGCAGCGTGCCGCAGCTGCGCCTGCAGGCGGCCGAGCTGCAGGCCATGGCGCAGGAAGCCAACAATCTCGCGCATACGCCGCCGGTGCAGGTCGTGCCGCTGACGCACGACGCCGTGTCGGCCAGTCTCACCGGACGCGGCCTGACTCCGCAATCGCTGTCGGTGGCCAACGACTACATCAAGCTGCAGCTGAATAATGCGTCGTTCGCCACCTTGACCGCCTGGCTCGACGAACAGCGCCGCGGCAACCGCGTACTGGTGCAGGACGCGGTCGTGACCGCGCTGCCGACAGCCGGCCAGGTCGACGCGACCCTGACGCTGCACCAGAACAACGACGGCGCCCGATGAAGCGACTGCTGCTCTGGGCCGGCCTGACCGCGTTGGCGGTGGTGCTCACGATCCTGGCGTTCCTGCCGGCGGCCTGGCTGGGCCCGCTGGTCGAACATCAGACCGGTGGCCGTTTGACTCTCGGGGATGCGCAAGGTACGCTGTGGCGCGGCTCAGCCTTTGTGGGCGGCGCCGCGGGCGAGGGCGGGGCCGTCACGCCGCTGCTGCCGGGCCGCTTCAACTGGCGCCTGTCGCCGCTGCTGCTGCTGGGCCAGGTGAACATGGACCTGGCCAACGACCAGGCGCTGGCGCAGCCGGTGCGCATCACCGGTGGGCTGTCGGCGTGGCAGGTCAGCGCCGGCCAGCTGCTGTTGCCGGCCGAAGGCTTGTCCGGCCTGGGCGCACCGCTGAACACGCTGGCGCTGACGGGCACGATCAAGCTGTCGTGGAATTTGCTGGACATCGCGCGCCAGGGCAACGCGGTGGCGGTCAACGGCCGTACGGTGCTGGCGCTGACCGACATGGGATCGCGCATGAGCCCCATCAAACCGCTGGGCAGCTACGAGATGGCGATGGACTGGCGCGGCCAGCGCGCCGACGTCGACCTGCGCACCGTGCACGGCGCGCTGCTGCTGTCGGGAACGGGCGGGCTGGAAAACGGACGGCTGCATTTTTCGGGGCAGGCGTCGGCGGGTGAGGGATATGAAGAGACGCTGGGCAACCTGCTCAACCTGCTGGGCCAGCGGCACATGGTGAACGGCAAGAACATAATCGCGTTAGAGTTCAGATGATGAAAAAAAACCAAGGTAGCAACCTGCAAATCCCGGCGCTGCGCCGAATCGCGGCCGGCGCCATGCTGTGCTGCGCCATCGCCGCGGCCGTCCCGCCGATCCCCGCCTTCGCCCAAGCCCAGGCCCAGAACGGCGGCGCCGCACTGAACTTCGTCAACGCCGACATGGAATCGGTGATCAAGGCGGTCGGCCACTATACCGGCATGACCTTCGTCATCGACCCGCGCGTCAAGGGAACGCTGAGCCTGGTCTCGGAACGCCCGTTGAGCAAGGCCCAGGCCTTCGAACTGCTGACCTCGCAGCTGCGCCTGCAGGGCTACGCGGTGGTCACCGGCGACGGTTTCGCCAAGGTGGTGCCGGAAGCCGAAGCCAAGCTGCAATCCTCGCCGACCCAGGTCGGCGTCAGCGGCGCCAAGGCGCGCGGCGACCAGGTCGCGACCCAGATCTATCGCCTGCAGCACGAATCGGCGGCCAACCTGACCGCGGTGCTGCGTCCCCTGATCTCGCCCAACAACTCGATCATGGCCGACCCGGGCAACAACAGCCTGGTAATCACCGACTATGCCGACAACCTGCGGCGCCTGTCGCGCATCATCGCCGCGCTCGATTCGCCGGCCACCAGCGACCTCGACGTGGTGCAGATCC
This genomic stretch from Massilia sp. 9096 harbors:
- the gspM gene encoding type II secretion system protein GspM, whose amino-acid sequence is MSFATTIAQYRARANALWIARTEQERRFLAVGGAVVLLAVLYLLLIDPAVTGRAQLARSVPQLRLQAAELQAMAQEANNLAHTPPVQVVPLTHDAVSASLTGRGLTPQSLSVANDYIKLQLNNASFATLTAWLDEQRRGNRVLVQDAVVTALPTAGQVDATLTLHQNNDGAR
- the gspL gene encoding type II secretion system protein GspL, with the protein product MTTLYIRHPARAEGEHALCRFAQVGDGGAIEQQGEGPLRNLGDLVGASRRVVLLLAGADVTLLSVQAPPLTGARLKAALPGLVEEHILGDPDDCVLVAAPQQPDETRPVAVADRAWLEDIVRSLLAQGARSVSAVPAQLCMPLQPGSVSAAVSGSELILRQSLFQGFGLALDAAPAAVLQTARAFSGDAPLVLYVPHNQVGEYQALSAEAGPGVSVENDDWSHWIAGSRSTAVDLVSGLGAAGAPQRDWRRWRWPITLAGLVLVLNVVALNVDWLRLRHQSDTIRQSMTQTFRSVYPSQAVIDPVAQMRQSIAGARANTGEVSPDEFTYLAAAFGEAARRLGRQPGIASIEYRERALAVKVKPETVDPGMAAQLRGALAERRLSLQETAPGNWVIRSTGAKQ
- the gspN gene encoding type II secretion system protein N is translated as MKRLLLWAGLTALAVVLTILAFLPAAWLGPLVEHQTGGRLTLGDAQGTLWRGSAFVGGAAGEGGAVTPLLPGRFNWRLSPLLLLGQVNMDLANDQALAQPVRITGGLSAWQVSAGQLLLPAEGLSGLGAPLNTLALTGTIKLSWNLLDIARQGNAVAVNGRTVLALTDMGSRMSPIKPLGSYEMAMDWRGQRADVDLRTVHGALLLSGTGGLENGRLHFSGQASAGEGYEETLGNLLNLLGQRHMVNGKNIIALEFR